The following is a genomic window from Leptospira dzoumogneensis.
GAGTAAAATCGGAAGGTAAAGAACAAATGATCGTACCCGGAGAATCGGAAGATTCCTCCAAACCTAGGATCGTAGTCATTCCTTTCCAAAATGAAGAAGTTACGTTGGCGCTGCAGTTATTTCCATTTAACGGGCCAAGGAACATGATGGAAAATCCGGTAGTAGGCAGTTTTTCGGAAATACAAACCGTCTATCTGGTAAAAGCGCTTAGAGTATTATTATTCAGCTCTTTGGAGTTTTTTTCATTCTTCTTTTTTGCGTTTATCTATATCCGAAGGCCACAGGATAAATTTAATCTTTCTTTTGCTCTTTTGAACTTATCCTTAGCGGTTTGGTATCCTGCTTACGAGGGTTGGTTCCAATATATAGTAGATTCTCCTTGGACCTGGGTTATCTTCGGATATTCATTGGGAGCGTTTCTCCCCATTCTATTTTACGAATTTACGATAGGGATCTTTCAGGCTCCTCGAAATATCCCGGGAAGAATATTACAGTTTCTTTTTATTCTTCTTACTATCTGGCCTACTCTGGAATACGGCCTCACGGGAGGGCACCAGTATTTCGGAAAAGTCGCTTTCCATATATTTTTAGTCATATTAGTATTCTTTTATATGAATACTCTATATATATTTTTCAGATATAGATGGAGCAGCATTCTATCCTTTCGCTGGGTAGTCACAGGTTTGATACTGGTTGCAGTGTCTTCATTCTATACGGTACTGAGTTTTGCTGGTTTCGGTCAGGCCCAGCCTTGGGTAAACGAAAGTTTTCTAGGTCTAACATTATTATTCAGCTTGGCTCTTGCCAAAAGATATGCGGAAGTTTTCAGAGCCTTAGAAAAATCGGAAGGCAAATTAAAATCCTTAAACGAATCCTTAGAAACAAAGGTAGAAGAAAGAACTCAAATTATTGAACTCCAAAAAGCGGAACTTGTACAAAAAGGAAGGATTTTAGCAAAGGATCTTTCCATCGCAGGAAAGATCCAAAATGCGCTTCTGCCCAGAGAACTTCCGGTAATACCAAATGCAAGGATCTCATACAGATACAAGCCGATGATGGAAATAGGCGGAGACCTATTAGATGTGATCTATGATCCTTCTACCAGTTCTTTGGGAATGTTCATCGGAGATGTGACCGGCCACGGGGTTTCCGCAGCACTTTTAGCTTCCATGTTAAAAATGACTCTGGGAGATTGGTCCATTCTACTGCAGGATCCTTCTTCTCTTCTATTACATATTCGTAATCAATTCGAAGGAAAATTGGACGGTCATTTTATCACTGCGACATTAGTGACCGTGGATCTAAGATCCGGCAAAACATTGATCGCAAATGCGGGTCATCCTGAATGTCTTGTTTTAAGAAAAGGCGGAGTTGTGGAATTTTACAGACCCAAAGGGGTCGCTATCTACGAGGCAATTCCGACTTCTTACCAAACAGAATCGGTAGATTTGCAGCCGGGAGACAAAATAGTATTATACACGGATGGAATTCCTGATTCCAGAAATACGGAAGGAGAATTTTTCGGAGAAGATCGTTTGTCCGACATGCTTAGGAAAAATTCCAATCAACTCCCTGAGGATCTATGCGATTCGGTCATTCACGGAGTCCAAACTTTTCAAGGAGAATTCCAGAATCAGGACGATATAGCTTTATTAGTAGTGGAATATTTAGGCTGATTCAGGCACGGCTAGGTTCCGTAATTTTTAAAGAAAGCAGGGAGTTTGAATATTTAGGCATATGCAACTCTTCTGCGAGTTTGGAAGCTTCATTCAAATAGGAATTGATCAAATCCGAGATCTGTCTTTCTAATTGGTTCTCTTCTAAAAGTCCTAAAATTTCCCGTTTCTTTTCCCTTTTCCAATCGTGTCTTTTGCCTTCCGGAAGAAAATAGATCATAGAAGAAATATCTTCATTTTCCAGATCTTCGTTCAAGTCTTGGTAATCGTCCAAAAGTCTCCAAGCCACGCCAAAGAATTCGTACATTCTTCTGACAAGTTCCGCTTGGTCCTTGGAGAAAAAAGATCTGGCAAGCAAATAAGGTTGCAAAGACCAGATCCCCATTTGAGAGCGAAATCTATCTAAATGGGCTTCTAAACTTTCCGCAATCCCTAGATCGACTATGGATTTAAAATATCTATCGATGAATTCTTCCGCGATCAAAACACCGTCATGCACTTCTCTACCGAATAATTTGCTGGATTGCGCGTATCTAGTCCAAGCCTCGGTCCTAAGCTGCAGAATGATATGATTTGCTCTTAAGGATCCGTCCGTTATATGATCGTCCAAAGAATGAAGTAATAACGCGGAAGAATGAGATTCCAAAAGTAAAGTCAGCCAAGGATTCTCCCAAGGCAAACCATGAGCAGATTCGTTGATCCAATACAAGATAGAATAACTTGGACTATAATACTTTCTTAAAAAATTAAATCCTTCCGTTACGCTATTCTGCGAATATTTATACAAAAATAACACAGCCTCAGTTCTAAGAGAGATCGGCAATCCATAACAAATACTTAAAGCGGAGCGATTCAGTAATTTACAGAACTCCTCCGCCTCTCCGGGACTATCCGAAAGACCGAAATCAAGCCTTTGCATGGCCACATATTGTAAAAATTTCTTTTTTTTACCATTTATTTAATTTCTTATAGGAAATTTTTGTGATAAATAAGGTTTTTTGAAGATTCTCTCCGGAAATAATATTCCATTTTGGTATTTTAGAATTTAGTAACGGATTTACCCCAATCAAGGTAATCATTCTTTCAAACATTGGACGTAAAATAGGATTATGTCCCTTAATTTGCGAAGGGATTTCGAAAAACATACGTTATACTCCTTGTTAATCGAAATCGAATCTTCGGAAGATTATAAAATCGGAATACGAATTCCGCAATTCTCTTAATATTATTCTTGCAGATTTTAAATTTCAGTAAGAATCTCCTGAAATCGGCGGGAAATAGTTTGAGAACTTTTTTAGATTTTATTCATACGGAAAAAGCAAACCACCCTCAATTCATTCTAAGCATTCAAAAAGAAGATCCTAATTTTTTACAAGATTGGTTCCAGACCATAGGATATGATGTTTCTACTTGGGAATGTTCCAAGGTGATTGAAACATTTAAGACCATATCGAGTCATACGGCAGATGACCCGGATCCTTCCACATTACATTAAAATTTCGTAATGTTTCCTCTGAGGCCATTAAGCGGCTGCATTGTTTTTGAAATCCGTTAGCGGATCTTAAACAGCTATCCCGAATAGGATCTGTAATTGAGCACCGTACGGATTCTGATGAGATCTAGCTTCTTTCTCAGGTTCTTGCCAATCTTTTTGTAACTGTCTGTAATCCCAATTTGTATTGGTATTATACGAACCTCTCTGCTCGTGTGTGCCTCTTTCCGGATAGAATAAAATATTTCCTCCCACATGGATAAAAAATCCTGAAGTGAAGATATATCTAAAACCGGCACCCGCAGAAAGAAAAAGTTTTTGTTGGGAAATATTCCAAGCATAGTCCTTATAATTCCCGCTTGGAACATTGGTCTCCGTCTTTCTTTGTTTTTCGGAATAAGTTTCCAATCCGCCGCCTGCCGCAAAATAATAAGGACCCGAAAATGGAAACCATTCCATTTGAAGAGCCAATTGTCTTTGGATCTTTTCCGAATTCGTAAGAGTGAATATTCCGGATAGATCGGATTGTACACCATTCAGATCCAAATCGAATCTTTGGATCACTCTTTGTTCCTGCCATTGGAGAGAAGCAGCCAATTTAGAAGAAAATTGGATCCCTGAACCGAACCAGCTTAGACCGTTTGCAGTAAAACCTCCTATGAAAAATTTTCTAGAACTTCTTCTTCCGGCCTGTTCTAATTCGCCTGGAACAGGAGCAAGATCGCTGTTTCCTTGCGCAAAAGCAGCAGGTGCAATCAATAAGAAGAATCCGAAAATAAGGAGGTTTTGTTTCATACGGGTCCGTCCAGCCGATCCAGGATTCCAAATTAATTTGGAAAGGTCAAGCTACTCGGAGGAGACGTAGACAGTTCCGCCTTTATTCAAAAATTCTTCGGATTTTTCTTTAAATCCTTCTTCCATAGCCTTCTCGTCCGAAATCCCTTTCTCTTCCGCGTATTTTCTAAGTTCCTGGGTCAAATGCATGGAGCAGAAATGAGGGCCACACATAGAACAAAAATGTGCGGTTTTCATCCTGTCCTGCGGAAGTGTTTCATCATGAAAGGACTGTGCAGTATCCGGATCCAAGGAAAGTGCGAACTGATCGTCCCATCTGAATTCGAATCTTGCCTTACTCAATAGATCGTCTCTTTCTTTGGCACCTGGATGTCCTTTCGCAAGGTCCGCCGCATGTGCAGCGATCTTATAAGCGATCACTCCTTGTTTCACATCTTCTTTATCAGGAAGTCCCAAATGTTCTTTCGGAGTTACATAACAAAGCATTGCAGTTCCATGCCAACCTATCATCGCGGCTCCGATCGCGGAAGTAATATGATCATAGCCGGGTGCAATATCGGTCACTAGCGGCCCTAATGTGTAGAATGGAGCTTCCTTACAAATTTCCATCTGCAAGTCCACATTCTCTTTGATCTTATCCATTGGAACATGACCAGGACCTTCTATCATTACTTGAATATCTTCTTTCCAAGCGATCTGTGTAAGTTCTCCCAAGGTCCTTAATTCCGAAAATTGTGCCTCATCGTTTGCATCCGCAATACTTCCGGGACGTAAACCGTCACCCAAGGAGAAGGATACTCCGTATTTTTTCATCACCTTGCAGATCTCTTCAAAACCGGTGTACAGGAAATTCTCCTGATGATGAGCCAAGCACCATTTTGCAATGATGGAACCGCCTCTGGAAACTATACCTGTCACTCTTTTAGAAGTCATCGGGATATATCTAAGAAGAACTCCCGAGTGAATCGTGAAATAATCCACACCTTGTTTCGCCTGCTCTTCCAAAGTTTCTAAAAATACGGAAAGGCTTAAGTTCTCCGCCTTACCTTTTACTTTTTCCAAAGCCTGGTAGATCGGAACGGTACCGATCGGGACAGGGGAATTTCGAATGATCCATTCTCTAGTCTCATGGATATTTTTTCCAGTGGATAGATCCATCACAGTGTCTGCTCCCCATTTGATGGACCAGCGCAGCTTCTCCACTTCTTCTTCAATGGAAGAAGAAAGAGCGGAGTTCCCTATATTTGCGTTAATTTTCACCAGGAAGTTCTTACCTATGATCATCGGCTCAAGTTCCGGATGGTTTTTATTGGAAGGAATGATCGCTCTTCCTCTTGCGATCTCACTTCTCACGAATTCAGGATCCATTCCTTCGCGCAGTGCTACATATCTCATTTCTTCGGTTATCAACCCCTGTTTTGCGAAATACATTTGGGAATGATTTTGGACCGGAGAAGGACCCGAAATTCTTTTGTGGATCCATTCTTGCCTAAGTTTAGGGATCCCTGCCTTCCAATCGGAAGGATTCCATCCGTCTTTCCAAGGACCTTCTGTAGTATAAGCGCTGTAAACGGATCCGTTGCTTAAGCGTATCTCTTTTCGAGGAATTTCGAACGGAGGTTTAGTTTGATTGGATTCCATAGTGTTTCTCCCATGTCGGGGAAAATTCCGGAATCTGAAAAAAGAGGAAAAGAAAAAGGGCTCGGGAAGAAGTCCATGCGAAATTTATAATCTTTTGCGGACCTAGATCTCGGGCGTTCGTTTTTTTCCGTTTCCCTTCGCAGGCATTATCCTGATCAGGTTCCGGGGACTCTCTCAGAGACTTTTGGTCCCACCCCCAACGGTTCTTCTCCATTGGATTCCTAAATTCTAGTCTTGCAAGGAGTTTTTCCGAAACTTCTCACTTGTATTCGTGATAGAGAATTCATTGATTTTTCTCAAAGTTTTAAAAATCAAAATTAACGAACGGATGTTAAGATTCTCAAAGAAGAGGAAGTGAATGTTTATTTTTTACAACAAATGTTCAAAATAAAATCTGATATAACGGACTTTTTTATTTTATTGGGAATATCTGTTTGACACCCAGGTCCGCATCGATATTGTCCTGTCCAATGCTTGGGCCCAGCTATAGACATAAATGGTCCAGGTGAAAAACCACTCTACTATACGAAAAGTTTAAGGAGCTATTTAAATGGTTCGTAACATCACGAAAGCTTTGCTAGTTTTCGCCGTACTTTGTTCTTCATTCGGCTTAAGCGCAAAGTCTTACATCACTGGAGGCCTCGGTCTCCAATTCGACCTTGGATCTTTGGGCGATACAATTGCAACTGACGGTTTGGATTCTTCCACTAACTATAGCACTACAGCTACAGATGGAACTACAGGAGTTCTACCTCGTCGTGCAATCATCCCTGAAAATCGTTTACTCAGTTTGCAACACACTACAATGGGATTGATCAGCGCTAAGACCAGTGGTGCTATGACAGGTCTTACTCTTTCCTTGGGATATGAGCAAGATTTTGGAAAAGCATTTTTCTGGAGAGCAAACGCGCACTACACTCGCAAAGTTATGGGTGGAGAAACTACCGGTAAATTCGCAGGACAAACTTTCTACGACATCACTTGGGACTACCATGCACTTCAAGTTCCAGTGAACGTAGGTATCAAACTATCCGTTACTGAAGATACTTCCTTCTATATCGGAGCAGGGGTCCACTACTTCAATGGTGGATGGAGCTTAGCAGGAAGTAACCGTTTGAGTGATGTTCACAATGCATTAGCAGCTCTACCTCCTACTACACCTGGTCTAACCACAATAATGGGCCTCGTTGCTGATGGAACCGATCCTTCTGCAAACTGGGAAAAAACTACCTTCCAAGTTTCCGGAGTGGCTCCAAACTGGTTGATAGGAGCTCAAACTAAGATTTCCGACAAAGGTTCCCTATATATGGAAGTTGAGACTTTATTCTCCTTCAAATACGGCATCGCTCACCCAAGATCTGCTGGTGGCGCTGTTGGCTTAGCACCTTCCGTTGCGTATCCTCAAGTTCTTGGTGGAAACCAGTACAGATTCGGATACAAACACGAGATCTAATTCTTAGATTTTTGTTTGTATGCAAAGGCTCTCCGCAAGGAGGGCCTTTTTTATTTCCTCATATCTTTTCTTTAAAACGTTAGCTTTCTTCCTAAATTAATAAGCGAAATATAAGTTTTTCCATCCCTAAGGGCATAAACACCTTCTTTAAAACTTTATCACATAACGATCATGTAATGATCTAAAATGAAAAAACGATGGCTGCCTGGAAGTGTATCCATTTCCAGTAAAAATGTTCTAAAACTTACCTTGGAGACAGCCCATGATACAAACCACCGGAAGAATATTCCTGATCCTTCTATTCCTAACACCAGGAATCTACTTGAATGCAAAATCATATGTGATGGGTAGTGCAGGATTACAATTTGATTTGGGAGATTTAGGAAGTACGATCTCCACTGACGGTTTGGATTCTGCCGGAAGTTTCTCTACAAAGGCTACCGACGGTACACCTGGAGTTCTTCCCCGCCGAGCAGTCATTCCTGAAAACCGTCTGCTCACATTGCAACATTCTTCCAACGGTCTCATTAGCGCTAAAACAAACGGAGCAATGACTGGACTTACTCTTTCTTTAGGATATGAACAGGATCTTGGAAAGGTTTTCTTCTGGAGAATAAACGCTCATTATACCCGAAAGATTATGGGAGGAGATACGGAAGCAAAATTTGCAGGACAATCTTTTTATCATATGACCTGGGACTATAATGCTATCCAAATTCCGGTCAATGTAGGGATCAAACTTTCGATCTCCGAAGATGCCTCAATTTATATCGGTGCAGGAGTTCATTACTTCAAAGGTGGATGGAGTTTAGCCGGAAATAACCGCTTGAACGATGTGCATGAAACTTTAGTCAATGCAGGCATTACGGACACTACCGTTCTAGGTTTAGTTGCAGATGGAACAGCACCTTCTGCGAATTGGGAAAACACAAAATTTAATGTCTCCGGGATTGCACCCAATTGGTTATTAGGTGCACAAGCAAGAATATCGGATAAAGGTCATGTATACATGGAAATGGAAACTTTGTTTTCCTTCAAGTATGGAATTGCCCATCCGAGTTCGGAAGGTGGAATGGTAGGCCTAGCACCAAGTGTCGCCTATCCTCAGGTTTTAGGTGGAAACCAATATAGATTCGGTTATAAACACGAGATCTGAGTTAAACCAAATCTATTCTTCCAAGCAAAGGTACGAATTTCACAGGCAATCGATTTGTTTCTTCAAATCGATTTTGTTTTTTTCTTAAAGTGAGAAGCAGTTGGACTTCTTCTTTCCATTCTACCGGAAGCACCGCAAGTCCTTCTTCCGGTAGGGACTCGAAAACCAAACTCCCGGGTCCCGGGATTTTTGGAAAACAGGCAGAAGATACGAATTTAGAAAATTTTCCTTTTGTTTGAGTGAGGAGTAACGCATCTCCGAATAAGATCTGATTTCTTTTTGTAAATCCGGGGGACCAATCTTCCAAAACTACTAAAGATCTTTCGTACAATTCAGGCACAATTTCCAAAGAGAGAAGTTTTGCTCCGAGCAAATCCAGAATAGCGGCCAAATAACCCGAACCTGTGCCTATTTCTAAAATGGAATCTCCAGATCTTACCTTCAATTGATCGGCAATGTATGCGACTATATACGGCTGGGAAATTGTTTGCTCTTCCCCGATCGGAACCGCTTTGTCTGCATAAGAATGTTCTCTGGTTTTTTCCGGAAGGAATATATGTCTGGGAACTTTCAGAAATGCAGAAAGTAGATTTGGATCCTTGATCCCTCTGTCGGAGATTTGGGTTCGGACCATTCTTTCTCTCGCAAGAACAGTCCCCGCATCATCAAACCTGGAGACGAAGCCTAAATCAGGATTTTCCATTGACGTATAGGCCCGACTCAGTAATTTGGTTATGGGTTCGGCTTTGTAGCTCAGTCGGTAGAGCAGAGGACTGAAAATCCTTGTGTCGGCAGTTCGATTCTGCCCGAAGCCAAAACCCGATTATCCGTTCTTCCTTTCCTCTCCCAATTTCCATAATTCGGTAAATACCAGATCTTCCACTTGTTTGCAAAGTTCGGGCTTATATAATTTTTTTACCGGCGGTTTTGGATACACATGTATCTCATCCGTATCCGGTATATAAGTAAGCATCCGTAAGATCTGATCCTCCCCTTCTATCTCGTACATTGTGTAGGACATCCCTTTTGCAGGGATGATTTGAGAAGTTTCTAAGTATTTCATGATTCTACTTCTCTATCAAGTATAGATCTTTTGGAAAGAGATTTATTCTTCTCTTCTGCCCAAGCATTTTACTT
Proteins encoded in this region:
- a CDS encoding PP2C family protein-serine/threonine phosphatase; translated protein: MKTKNLKKPIVSILLVLLTGCGTSGPAPITGLETPSTNWEQDKSPYIISNWAFSEIPPGNFFHGHFPILPGQNSENPSGQDPYKSPSRTPEAREADYKIESFLAAPSNISNYNPKRKDSSFVFFHSVKRSKNDLDILLSAYIPFCPSGCYLGVKSEGKEQMIVPGESEDSSKPRIVVIPFQNEEVTLALQLFPFNGPRNMMENPVVGSFSEIQTVYLVKALRVLLFSSLEFFSFFFFAFIYIRRPQDKFNLSFALLNLSLAVWYPAYEGWFQYIVDSPWTWVIFGYSLGAFLPILFYEFTIGIFQAPRNIPGRILQFLFILLTIWPTLEYGLTGGHQYFGKVAFHIFLVILVFFYMNTLYIFFRYRWSSILSFRWVVTGLILVAVSSFYTVLSFAGFGQAQPWVNESFLGLTLLFSLALAKRYAEVFRALEKSEGKLKSLNESLETKVEERTQIIELQKAELVQKGRILAKDLSIAGKIQNALLPRELPVIPNARISYRYKPMMEIGGDLLDVIYDPSTSSLGMFIGDVTGHGVSAALLASMLKMTLGDWSILLQDPSSLLLHIRNQFEGKLDGHFITATLVTVDLRSGKTLIANAGHPECLVLRKGGVVEFYRPKGVAIYEAIPTSYQTESVDLQPGDKIVLYTDGIPDSRNTEGEFFGEDRLSDMLRKNSNQLPEDLCDSVIHGVQTFQGEFQNQDDIALLVVEYLG
- a CDS encoding class 1 isoprenoid biosynthesis enzyme; amino-acid sequence: MQRLDFGLSDSPGEAEEFCKLLNRSALSICYGLPISLRTEAVLFLYKYSQNSVTEGFNFLRKYYSPSYSILYWINESAHGLPWENPWLTLLLESHSSALLLHSLDDHITDGSLRANHIILQLRTEAWTRYAQSSKLFGREVHDGVLIAEEFIDRYFKSIVDLGIAESLEAHLDRFRSQMGIWSLQPYLLARSFFSKDQAELVRRMYEFFGVAWRLLDDYQDLNEDLENEDISSMIYFLPEGKRHDWKREKKREILGLLEENQLERQISDLINSYLNEASKLAEELHMPKYSNSLLSLKITEPSRA
- the thiC gene encoding phosphomethylpyrimidine synthase ThiC; this translates as MESNQTKPPFEIPRKEIRLSNGSVYSAYTTEGPWKDGWNPSDWKAGIPKLRQEWIHKRISGPSPVQNHSQMYFAKQGLITEEMRYVALREGMDPEFVRSEIARGRAIIPSNKNHPELEPMIIGKNFLVKINANIGNSALSSSIEEEVEKLRWSIKWGADTVMDLSTGKNIHETREWIIRNSPVPIGTVPIYQALEKVKGKAENLSLSVFLETLEEQAKQGVDYFTIHSGVLLRYIPMTSKRVTGIVSRGGSIIAKWCLAHHQENFLYTGFEEICKVMKKYGVSFSLGDGLRPGSIADANDEAQFSELRTLGELTQIAWKEDIQVMIEGPGHVPMDKIKENVDLQMEICKEAPFYTLGPLVTDIAPGYDHITSAIGAAMIGWHGTAMLCYVTPKEHLGLPDKEDVKQGVIAYKIAAHAADLAKGHPGAKERDDLLSKARFEFRWDDQFALSLDPDTAQSFHDETLPQDRMKTAHFCSMCGPHFCSMHLTQELRKYAEEKGISDEKAMEEGFKEKSEEFLNKGGTVYVSSE
- a CDS encoding porin OmpL1, with the protein product MVRNITKALLVFAVLCSSFGLSAKSYITGGLGLQFDLGSLGDTIATDGLDSSTNYSTTATDGTTGVLPRRAIIPENRLLSLQHTTMGLISAKTSGAMTGLTLSLGYEQDFGKAFFWRANAHYTRKVMGGETTGKFAGQTFYDITWDYHALQVPVNVGIKLSVTEDTSFYIGAGVHYFNGGWSLAGSNRLSDVHNALAALPPTTPGLTTIMGLVADGTDPSANWEKTTFQVSGVAPNWLIGAQTKISDKGSLYMEVETLFSFKYGIAHPRSAGGAVGLAPSVAYPQVLGGNQYRFGYKHEI
- a CDS encoding porin OmpL1, producing the protein MIQTTGRIFLILLFLTPGIYLNAKSYVMGSAGLQFDLGDLGSTISTDGLDSAGSFSTKATDGTPGVLPRRAVIPENRLLTLQHSSNGLISAKTNGAMTGLTLSLGYEQDLGKVFFWRINAHYTRKIMGGDTEAKFAGQSFYHMTWDYNAIQIPVNVGIKLSISEDASIYIGAGVHYFKGGWSLAGNNRLNDVHETLVNAGITDTTVLGLVADGTAPSANWENTKFNVSGIAPNWLLGAQARISDKGHVYMEMETLFSFKYGIAHPSSEGGMVGLAPSVAYPQVLGGNQYRFGYKHEI
- a CDS encoding protein-L-isoaspartate O-methyltransferase family protein, with amino-acid sequence MENPDLGFVSRFDDAGTVLARERMVRTQISDRGIKDPNLLSAFLKVPRHIFLPEKTREHSYADKAVPIGEEQTISQPYIVAYIADQLKVRSGDSILEIGTGSGYLAAILDLLGAKLLSLEIVPELYERSLVVLEDWSPGFTKRNQILFGDALLLTQTKGKFSKFVSSACFPKIPGPGSLVFESLPEEGLAVLPVEWKEEVQLLLTLRKKQNRFEETNRLPVKFVPLLGRIDLV